Proteins encoded within one genomic window of Choristoneura fumiferana chromosome 28, NRCan_CFum_1, whole genome shotgun sequence:
- the LOC141443777 gene encoding uncharacterized protein isoform X4, translated as MMNQEIMCEVEIGTHGGMVEIDSEDQVGVKYEEIEASQYEEYITDDQYEEVEEQVIGMHHLEEGQFSNFGSEEVILPGISGEEVLSANDSYDPVYATPPSTSASRGRGRPRVSANNNTNNVHHLMPIGEVPMGLMEGVGAARGAARRWEQKQVQIKTMEGEFSVTMWATGEDDDDGSNPEPDPDYTEYMTGKKNILGNETMPGLDLSDPKQLAEFARPGHKIRLKKPSPESSDRTIACPHKGCTKMFRDNSAMRKHLHTHGPRVHVCAECGKAFVESSKLKRHQLVHTGEKPFQCTFEGCGKRFSLDFNLRTHVRIHTGDRPYVCPFDGCNKKFAQSTNLKSHILTHAKAKSRNSLSRNGGNSYESARTTPQFVQLEMSPDDSNPQLIFYTHE; from the exons ATGATGAACCAGGAGATCATGTGCGAGGTGGAGATCGGCACCCACGGCGGGATGGTGGAGATTGACTCGGAGGACCAAGTCGGTGTTAAG TATGAAGAAATAGAAGCAAGCCAGTACGAGGAATACATTACTGATGATCAGTATGAAGAAGTGGAAGAACAAGTGATTGGCATGCATCACCTCGAGGAAGGTCAGTTCAGTAACT TCGGCAGCGAGGAGGTCATCCTGCCAGGGATATCCGGGGAGGAGGTGCTCAGTGCCAACGACTCTTACGATCCTGTGTATGCTACTCCGCCCTCGACGAGTGCAAG caGAGGCCGTGGCAGGCCAAGGGTGTCTGCCAATAACAACACGAACAACGTACACCATCTGATGCCAATCG GGGAGGTACCGATGGGGCTGATGGAAGGCGTGGGGGCGGctcgcggcgcggcgcggaggtgGGAACAGAAACAGGTGCAGATAAAAACCATGGAGGGGGAATTCTCCGTCACCATGTGGGCTACGGGGGAGGATGACG ATGACGGCTCAAACCCTGAACCCGACCCAGACTACACAGAGTATATGACCGGAAAGAAAAACATACTCGGCAACGAGACCATGCCAG GACTAGACCTGTCTGACCCGAAGCAGCTGGCAGAGTTCGCGAGGCCAGGCCACAAGATCCGGCTAAAGAAACCGTCCCCTGAATCATCCGACAGAACTATAG CGTGTCCACACAAAGGCTGCACCAAAATGTTTAGAGACAATTCGGCGATGCGGAAACATCTACACACGCACGGGCCCAGGGTGCATGTGTGTGCGGAATGTG GCAAAGCATTTGTGGAGAGTTCAAAGCTGAAGAGGCATCAGCTGGTACATACAGGGGAGAAACCCTTCCAGTGCACCTTCGAAGGCTGCGGGAAGCGGTTCTCGCTGGACTTTAACTTAAG AACACACGTGCGGATCCACACCGGCGACCGTCCGTACGTCTGTCCGTTCGACGGTTGCAACAAAAAGTTCGCGCAGAGCACCAATCTCAAGTCGCACATATTAACACACGCGAAAGCcaa GTCAAGAAACTCCTTATCCCGCAACGGTGGCAATTCGTACGAATCCGCCCGGACGACGCCACAGTTCGTCCAGCTAGAAATGTCGCCGGACGACTCCAACCCACAGCTAATCTTCTACACGCACGAGTGA
- the LOC141443777 gene encoding uncharacterized protein isoform X5 has protein sequence MMNQEIMCEVEIGTHGGMVEIDSEDQVGVKYEEIEASQYEEYITDDQYEEVEEQVIGMHHLEEDYKLAVGSEEVILPGISGEEVLSANDSYDPVYATPPSTSASRGRGRPRVSANNNTNNVHHLMPIGEVPMGLMEGVGAARGAARRWEQKQVQIKTMEGEFSVTMWATGEDDDDGSNPEPDPDYTEYMTGKKNILGNETMPGLDLSDPKQLAEFARPGHKIRLKKPSPESSDRTIACPHKGCTKMFRDNSAMRKHLHTHGPRVHVCAECGKAFVESSKLKRHQLVHTGEKPFQCTFEGCGKRFSLDFNLRTHVRIHTGDRPYVCPFDGCNKKFAQSTNLKSHILTHAKAKSRNSLSRNGGNSYESARTTPQFVQLEMSPDDSNPQLIFYTHE, from the exons ATGATGAACCAGGAGATCATGTGCGAGGTGGAGATCGGCACCCACGGCGGGATGGTGGAGATTGACTCGGAGGACCAAGTCGGTGTTAAG TATGAAGAAATAGAAGCAAGCCAGTACGAGGAATACATTACTGATGATCAGTATGAAGAAGTGGAAGAACAAGTGATTGGCATGCATCACCTCGAGGAAG ATTACAAACTTGCAGTCGGCAGCGAGGAGGTCATCCTGCCAGGGATATCCGGGGAGGAGGTGCTCAGTGCCAACGACTCTTACGATCCTGTGTATGCTACTCCGCCCTCGACGAGTGCAAG caGAGGCCGTGGCAGGCCAAGGGTGTCTGCCAATAACAACACGAACAACGTACACCATCTGATGCCAATCG GGGAGGTACCGATGGGGCTGATGGAAGGCGTGGGGGCGGctcgcggcgcggcgcggaggtgGGAACAGAAACAGGTGCAGATAAAAACCATGGAGGGGGAATTCTCCGTCACCATGTGGGCTACGGGGGAGGATGACG ATGACGGCTCAAACCCTGAACCCGACCCAGACTACACAGAGTATATGACCGGAAAGAAAAACATACTCGGCAACGAGACCATGCCAG GACTAGACCTGTCTGACCCGAAGCAGCTGGCAGAGTTCGCGAGGCCAGGCCACAAGATCCGGCTAAAGAAACCGTCCCCTGAATCATCCGACAGAACTATAG CGTGTCCACACAAAGGCTGCACCAAAATGTTTAGAGACAATTCGGCGATGCGGAAACATCTACACACGCACGGGCCCAGGGTGCATGTGTGTGCGGAATGTG GCAAAGCATTTGTGGAGAGTTCAAAGCTGAAGAGGCATCAGCTGGTACATACAGGGGAGAAACCCTTCCAGTGCACCTTCGAAGGCTGCGGGAAGCGGTTCTCGCTGGACTTTAACTTAAG AACACACGTGCGGATCCACACCGGCGACCGTCCGTACGTCTGTCCGTTCGACGGTTGCAACAAAAAGTTCGCGCAGAGCACCAATCTCAAGTCGCACATATTAACACACGCGAAAGCcaa GTCAAGAAACTCCTTATCCCGCAACGGTGGCAATTCGTACGAATCCGCCCGGACGACGCCACAGTTCGTCCAGCTAGAAATGTCGCCGGACGACTCCAACCCACAGCTAATCTTCTACACGCACGAGTGA
- the LOC141443777 gene encoding uncharacterized protein isoform X8 translates to MMNQEIMCEVEIGTHGGMVEIDSEDQVGVKYEEIEASQYEEYITDDQYEEVEEQVIGMHHLEEVGSEEVILPGISGEEVLSANDSYDPVYATPPSTSARGRGRPRVSANNNTNNVHHLMPIGEVPMGLMEGVGAARGAARRWEQKQVQIKTMEGEFSVTMWATGEDDDDGSNPEPDPDYTEYMTGKKNILGNETMPGLDLSDPKQLAEFARPGHKIRLKKPSPESSDRTIACPHKGCTKMFRDNSAMRKHLHTHGPRVHVCAECGKAFVESSKLKRHQLVHTGEKPFQCTFEGCGKRFSLDFNLRTHVRIHTGDRPYVCPFDGCNKKFAQSTNLKSHILTHAKAKSRNSLSRNGGNSYESARTTPQFVQLEMSPDDSNPQLIFYTHE, encoded by the exons ATGATGAACCAGGAGATCATGTGCGAGGTGGAGATCGGCACCCACGGCGGGATGGTGGAGATTGACTCGGAGGACCAAGTCGGTGTTAAG TATGAAGAAATAGAAGCAAGCCAGTACGAGGAATACATTACTGATGATCAGTATGAAGAAGTGGAAGAACAAGTGATTGGCATGCATCACCTCGAGGAAG TCGGCAGCGAGGAGGTCATCCTGCCAGGGATATCCGGGGAGGAGGTGCTCAGTGCCAACGACTCTTACGATCCTGTGTATGCTACTCCGCCCTCGACGAGTGCAAG AGGCCGTGGCAGGCCAAGGGTGTCTGCCAATAACAACACGAACAACGTACACCATCTGATGCCAATCG GGGAGGTACCGATGGGGCTGATGGAAGGCGTGGGGGCGGctcgcggcgcggcgcggaggtgGGAACAGAAACAGGTGCAGATAAAAACCATGGAGGGGGAATTCTCCGTCACCATGTGGGCTACGGGGGAGGATGACG ATGACGGCTCAAACCCTGAACCCGACCCAGACTACACAGAGTATATGACCGGAAAGAAAAACATACTCGGCAACGAGACCATGCCAG GACTAGACCTGTCTGACCCGAAGCAGCTGGCAGAGTTCGCGAGGCCAGGCCACAAGATCCGGCTAAAGAAACCGTCCCCTGAATCATCCGACAGAACTATAG CGTGTCCACACAAAGGCTGCACCAAAATGTTTAGAGACAATTCGGCGATGCGGAAACATCTACACACGCACGGGCCCAGGGTGCATGTGTGTGCGGAATGTG GCAAAGCATTTGTGGAGAGTTCAAAGCTGAAGAGGCATCAGCTGGTACATACAGGGGAGAAACCCTTCCAGTGCACCTTCGAAGGCTGCGGGAAGCGGTTCTCGCTGGACTTTAACTTAAG AACACACGTGCGGATCCACACCGGCGACCGTCCGTACGTCTGTCCGTTCGACGGTTGCAACAAAAAGTTCGCGCAGAGCACCAATCTCAAGTCGCACATATTAACACACGCGAAAGCcaa GTCAAGAAACTCCTTATCCCGCAACGGTGGCAATTCGTACGAATCCGCCCGGACGACGCCACAGTTCGTCCAGCTAGAAATGTCGCCGGACGACTCCAACCCACAGCTAATCTTCTACACGCACGAGTGA
- the LOC141443777 gene encoding uncharacterized protein isoform X6, giving the protein MMNQEIMCEVEIGTHGGMVEIDSEDQVGVKYEEIEASQYEEYITDDQYEEVEEQVIGMHHLEEDYKLAVGSEEVILPGISGEEVLSANDSYDPVYATPPSTSARGRGRPRVSANNNTNNVHHLMPIGEVPMGLMEGVGAARGAARRWEQKQVQIKTMEGEFSVTMWATGEDDDDGSNPEPDPDYTEYMTGKKNILGNETMPGLDLSDPKQLAEFARPGHKIRLKKPSPESSDRTIACPHKGCTKMFRDNSAMRKHLHTHGPRVHVCAECGKAFVESSKLKRHQLVHTGEKPFQCTFEGCGKRFSLDFNLRTHVRIHTGDRPYVCPFDGCNKKFAQSTNLKSHILTHAKAKSRNSLSRNGGNSYESARTTPQFVQLEMSPDDSNPQLIFYTHE; this is encoded by the exons ATGATGAACCAGGAGATCATGTGCGAGGTGGAGATCGGCACCCACGGCGGGATGGTGGAGATTGACTCGGAGGACCAAGTCGGTGTTAAG TATGAAGAAATAGAAGCAAGCCAGTACGAGGAATACATTACTGATGATCAGTATGAAGAAGTGGAAGAACAAGTGATTGGCATGCATCACCTCGAGGAAG ATTACAAACTTGCAGTCGGCAGCGAGGAGGTCATCCTGCCAGGGATATCCGGGGAGGAGGTGCTCAGTGCCAACGACTCTTACGATCCTGTGTATGCTACTCCGCCCTCGACGAGTGCAAG AGGCCGTGGCAGGCCAAGGGTGTCTGCCAATAACAACACGAACAACGTACACCATCTGATGCCAATCG GGGAGGTACCGATGGGGCTGATGGAAGGCGTGGGGGCGGctcgcggcgcggcgcggaggtgGGAACAGAAACAGGTGCAGATAAAAACCATGGAGGGGGAATTCTCCGTCACCATGTGGGCTACGGGGGAGGATGACG ATGACGGCTCAAACCCTGAACCCGACCCAGACTACACAGAGTATATGACCGGAAAGAAAAACATACTCGGCAACGAGACCATGCCAG GACTAGACCTGTCTGACCCGAAGCAGCTGGCAGAGTTCGCGAGGCCAGGCCACAAGATCCGGCTAAAGAAACCGTCCCCTGAATCATCCGACAGAACTATAG CGTGTCCACACAAAGGCTGCACCAAAATGTTTAGAGACAATTCGGCGATGCGGAAACATCTACACACGCACGGGCCCAGGGTGCATGTGTGTGCGGAATGTG GCAAAGCATTTGTGGAGAGTTCAAAGCTGAAGAGGCATCAGCTGGTACATACAGGGGAGAAACCCTTCCAGTGCACCTTCGAAGGCTGCGGGAAGCGGTTCTCGCTGGACTTTAACTTAAG AACACACGTGCGGATCCACACCGGCGACCGTCCGTACGTCTGTCCGTTCGACGGTTGCAACAAAAAGTTCGCGCAGAGCACCAATCTCAAGTCGCACATATTAACACACGCGAAAGCcaa GTCAAGAAACTCCTTATCCCGCAACGGTGGCAATTCGTACGAATCCGCCCGGACGACGCCACAGTTCGTCCAGCTAGAAATGTCGCCGGACGACTCCAACCCACAGCTAATCTTCTACACGCACGAGTGA
- the LOC141443777 gene encoding uncharacterized protein isoform X3 — MMNQEIMCEVEIGTHGGMVEIDSEDQVGVKYEEIEASQYEEYITDDQYEEVEEQVIGMHHLEEALLTDYKLAVGSEEVILPGISGEEVLSANDSYDPVYATPPSTSASRGRGRPRVSANNNTNNVHHLMPIGEVPMGLMEGVGAARGAARRWEQKQVQIKTMEGEFSVTMWATGEDDDDGSNPEPDPDYTEYMTGKKNILGNETMPGLDLSDPKQLAEFARPGHKIRLKKPSPESSDRTIACPHKGCTKMFRDNSAMRKHLHTHGPRVHVCAECGKAFVESSKLKRHQLVHTGEKPFQCTFEGCGKRFSLDFNLRTHVRIHTGDRPYVCPFDGCNKKFAQSTNLKSHILTHAKAKSRNSLSRNGGNSYESARTTPQFVQLEMSPDDSNPQLIFYTHE, encoded by the exons ATGATGAACCAGGAGATCATGTGCGAGGTGGAGATCGGCACCCACGGCGGGATGGTGGAGATTGACTCGGAGGACCAAGTCGGTGTTAAG TATGAAGAAATAGAAGCAAGCCAGTACGAGGAATACATTACTGATGATCAGTATGAAGAAGTGGAAGAACAAGTGATTGGCATGCATCACCTCGAGGAAG CCCTGCTGACAGATTACAAACTTGCAGTCGGCAGCGAGGAGGTCATCCTGCCAGGGATATCCGGGGAGGAGGTGCTCAGTGCCAACGACTCTTACGATCCTGTGTATGCTACTCCGCCCTCGACGAGTGCAAG caGAGGCCGTGGCAGGCCAAGGGTGTCTGCCAATAACAACACGAACAACGTACACCATCTGATGCCAATCG GGGAGGTACCGATGGGGCTGATGGAAGGCGTGGGGGCGGctcgcggcgcggcgcggaggtgGGAACAGAAACAGGTGCAGATAAAAACCATGGAGGGGGAATTCTCCGTCACCATGTGGGCTACGGGGGAGGATGACG ATGACGGCTCAAACCCTGAACCCGACCCAGACTACACAGAGTATATGACCGGAAAGAAAAACATACTCGGCAACGAGACCATGCCAG GACTAGACCTGTCTGACCCGAAGCAGCTGGCAGAGTTCGCGAGGCCAGGCCACAAGATCCGGCTAAAGAAACCGTCCCCTGAATCATCCGACAGAACTATAG CGTGTCCACACAAAGGCTGCACCAAAATGTTTAGAGACAATTCGGCGATGCGGAAACATCTACACACGCACGGGCCCAGGGTGCATGTGTGTGCGGAATGTG GCAAAGCATTTGTGGAGAGTTCAAAGCTGAAGAGGCATCAGCTGGTACATACAGGGGAGAAACCCTTCCAGTGCACCTTCGAAGGCTGCGGGAAGCGGTTCTCGCTGGACTTTAACTTAAG AACACACGTGCGGATCCACACCGGCGACCGTCCGTACGTCTGTCCGTTCGACGGTTGCAACAAAAAGTTCGCGCAGAGCACCAATCTCAAGTCGCACATATTAACACACGCGAAAGCcaa GTCAAGAAACTCCTTATCCCGCAACGGTGGCAATTCGTACGAATCCGCCCGGACGACGCCACAGTTCGTCCAGCTAGAAATGTCGCCGGACGACTCCAACCCACAGCTAATCTTCTACACGCACGAGTGA
- the LOC141443777 gene encoding uncharacterized protein isoform X2, with amino-acid sequence MMNQEIMCEVEIGTHGGMVEIDSEDQVGVKYEEIEASQYEEYITDDQYEEVEEQVIGMHHLEEGQFSNSLLTDYKLAVGSEEVILPGISGEEVLSANDSYDPVYATPPSTSARGRGRPRVSANNNTNNVHHLMPIGEVPMGLMEGVGAARGAARRWEQKQVQIKTMEGEFSVTMWATGEDDDDGSNPEPDPDYTEYMTGKKNILGNETMPGLDLSDPKQLAEFARPGHKIRLKKPSPESSDRTIACPHKGCTKMFRDNSAMRKHLHTHGPRVHVCAECGKAFVESSKLKRHQLVHTGEKPFQCTFEGCGKRFSLDFNLRTHVRIHTGDRPYVCPFDGCNKKFAQSTNLKSHILTHAKAKSRNSLSRNGGNSYESARTTPQFVQLEMSPDDSNPQLIFYTHE; translated from the exons ATGATGAACCAGGAGATCATGTGCGAGGTGGAGATCGGCACCCACGGCGGGATGGTGGAGATTGACTCGGAGGACCAAGTCGGTGTTAAG TATGAAGAAATAGAAGCAAGCCAGTACGAGGAATACATTACTGATGATCAGTATGAAGAAGTGGAAGAACAAGTGATTGGCATGCATCACCTCGAGGAAGGTCAGTTCAGTAACT CCCTGCTGACAGATTACAAACTTGCAGTCGGCAGCGAGGAGGTCATCCTGCCAGGGATATCCGGGGAGGAGGTGCTCAGTGCCAACGACTCTTACGATCCTGTGTATGCTACTCCGCCCTCGACGAGTGCAAG AGGCCGTGGCAGGCCAAGGGTGTCTGCCAATAACAACACGAACAACGTACACCATCTGATGCCAATCG GGGAGGTACCGATGGGGCTGATGGAAGGCGTGGGGGCGGctcgcggcgcggcgcggaggtgGGAACAGAAACAGGTGCAGATAAAAACCATGGAGGGGGAATTCTCCGTCACCATGTGGGCTACGGGGGAGGATGACG ATGACGGCTCAAACCCTGAACCCGACCCAGACTACACAGAGTATATGACCGGAAAGAAAAACATACTCGGCAACGAGACCATGCCAG GACTAGACCTGTCTGACCCGAAGCAGCTGGCAGAGTTCGCGAGGCCAGGCCACAAGATCCGGCTAAAGAAACCGTCCCCTGAATCATCCGACAGAACTATAG CGTGTCCACACAAAGGCTGCACCAAAATGTTTAGAGACAATTCGGCGATGCGGAAACATCTACACACGCACGGGCCCAGGGTGCATGTGTGTGCGGAATGTG GCAAAGCATTTGTGGAGAGTTCAAAGCTGAAGAGGCATCAGCTGGTACATACAGGGGAGAAACCCTTCCAGTGCACCTTCGAAGGCTGCGGGAAGCGGTTCTCGCTGGACTTTAACTTAAG AACACACGTGCGGATCCACACCGGCGACCGTCCGTACGTCTGTCCGTTCGACGGTTGCAACAAAAAGTTCGCGCAGAGCACCAATCTCAAGTCGCACATATTAACACACGCGAAAGCcaa GTCAAGAAACTCCTTATCCCGCAACGGTGGCAATTCGTACGAATCCGCCCGGACGACGCCACAGTTCGTCCAGCTAGAAATGTCGCCGGACGACTCCAACCCACAGCTAATCTTCTACACGCACGAGTGA
- the LOC141443777 gene encoding uncharacterized protein isoform X1 yields MMNQEIMCEVEIGTHGGMVEIDSEDQVGVKYEEIEASQYEEYITDDQYEEVEEQVIGMHHLEEGQFSNSLLTDYKLAVGSEEVILPGISGEEVLSANDSYDPVYATPPSTSASRGRGRPRVSANNNTNNVHHLMPIGEVPMGLMEGVGAARGAARRWEQKQVQIKTMEGEFSVTMWATGEDDDDGSNPEPDPDYTEYMTGKKNILGNETMPGLDLSDPKQLAEFARPGHKIRLKKPSPESSDRTIACPHKGCTKMFRDNSAMRKHLHTHGPRVHVCAECGKAFVESSKLKRHQLVHTGEKPFQCTFEGCGKRFSLDFNLRTHVRIHTGDRPYVCPFDGCNKKFAQSTNLKSHILTHAKAKSRNSLSRNGGNSYESARTTPQFVQLEMSPDDSNPQLIFYTHE; encoded by the exons ATGATGAACCAGGAGATCATGTGCGAGGTGGAGATCGGCACCCACGGCGGGATGGTGGAGATTGACTCGGAGGACCAAGTCGGTGTTAAG TATGAAGAAATAGAAGCAAGCCAGTACGAGGAATACATTACTGATGATCAGTATGAAGAAGTGGAAGAACAAGTGATTGGCATGCATCACCTCGAGGAAGGTCAGTTCAGTAACT CCCTGCTGACAGATTACAAACTTGCAGTCGGCAGCGAGGAGGTCATCCTGCCAGGGATATCCGGGGAGGAGGTGCTCAGTGCCAACGACTCTTACGATCCTGTGTATGCTACTCCGCCCTCGACGAGTGCAAG caGAGGCCGTGGCAGGCCAAGGGTGTCTGCCAATAACAACACGAACAACGTACACCATCTGATGCCAATCG GGGAGGTACCGATGGGGCTGATGGAAGGCGTGGGGGCGGctcgcggcgcggcgcggaggtgGGAACAGAAACAGGTGCAGATAAAAACCATGGAGGGGGAATTCTCCGTCACCATGTGGGCTACGGGGGAGGATGACG ATGACGGCTCAAACCCTGAACCCGACCCAGACTACACAGAGTATATGACCGGAAAGAAAAACATACTCGGCAACGAGACCATGCCAG GACTAGACCTGTCTGACCCGAAGCAGCTGGCAGAGTTCGCGAGGCCAGGCCACAAGATCCGGCTAAAGAAACCGTCCCCTGAATCATCCGACAGAACTATAG CGTGTCCACACAAAGGCTGCACCAAAATGTTTAGAGACAATTCGGCGATGCGGAAACATCTACACACGCACGGGCCCAGGGTGCATGTGTGTGCGGAATGTG GCAAAGCATTTGTGGAGAGTTCAAAGCTGAAGAGGCATCAGCTGGTACATACAGGGGAGAAACCCTTCCAGTGCACCTTCGAAGGCTGCGGGAAGCGGTTCTCGCTGGACTTTAACTTAAG AACACACGTGCGGATCCACACCGGCGACCGTCCGTACGTCTGTCCGTTCGACGGTTGCAACAAAAAGTTCGCGCAGAGCACCAATCTCAAGTCGCACATATTAACACACGCGAAAGCcaa GTCAAGAAACTCCTTATCCCGCAACGGTGGCAATTCGTACGAATCCGCCCGGACGACGCCACAGTTCGTCCAGCTAGAAATGTCGCCGGACGACTCCAACCCACAGCTAATCTTCTACACGCACGAGTGA
- the LOC141443777 gene encoding uncharacterized protein isoform X7 — translation MMNQEIMCEVEIGTHGGMVEIDSEDQVGVKYEEIEASQYEEYITDDQYEEVEEQVIGMHHLEEVGSEEVILPGISGEEVLSANDSYDPVYATPPSTSASRGRGRPRVSANNNTNNVHHLMPIGEVPMGLMEGVGAARGAARRWEQKQVQIKTMEGEFSVTMWATGEDDDDGSNPEPDPDYTEYMTGKKNILGNETMPGLDLSDPKQLAEFARPGHKIRLKKPSPESSDRTIACPHKGCTKMFRDNSAMRKHLHTHGPRVHVCAECGKAFVESSKLKRHQLVHTGEKPFQCTFEGCGKRFSLDFNLRTHVRIHTGDRPYVCPFDGCNKKFAQSTNLKSHILTHAKAKSRNSLSRNGGNSYESARTTPQFVQLEMSPDDSNPQLIFYTHE, via the exons ATGATGAACCAGGAGATCATGTGCGAGGTGGAGATCGGCACCCACGGCGGGATGGTGGAGATTGACTCGGAGGACCAAGTCGGTGTTAAG TATGAAGAAATAGAAGCAAGCCAGTACGAGGAATACATTACTGATGATCAGTATGAAGAAGTGGAAGAACAAGTGATTGGCATGCATCACCTCGAGGAAG TCGGCAGCGAGGAGGTCATCCTGCCAGGGATATCCGGGGAGGAGGTGCTCAGTGCCAACGACTCTTACGATCCTGTGTATGCTACTCCGCCCTCGACGAGTGCAAG caGAGGCCGTGGCAGGCCAAGGGTGTCTGCCAATAACAACACGAACAACGTACACCATCTGATGCCAATCG GGGAGGTACCGATGGGGCTGATGGAAGGCGTGGGGGCGGctcgcggcgcggcgcggaggtgGGAACAGAAACAGGTGCAGATAAAAACCATGGAGGGGGAATTCTCCGTCACCATGTGGGCTACGGGGGAGGATGACG ATGACGGCTCAAACCCTGAACCCGACCCAGACTACACAGAGTATATGACCGGAAAGAAAAACATACTCGGCAACGAGACCATGCCAG GACTAGACCTGTCTGACCCGAAGCAGCTGGCAGAGTTCGCGAGGCCAGGCCACAAGATCCGGCTAAAGAAACCGTCCCCTGAATCATCCGACAGAACTATAG CGTGTCCACACAAAGGCTGCACCAAAATGTTTAGAGACAATTCGGCGATGCGGAAACATCTACACACGCACGGGCCCAGGGTGCATGTGTGTGCGGAATGTG GCAAAGCATTTGTGGAGAGTTCAAAGCTGAAGAGGCATCAGCTGGTACATACAGGGGAGAAACCCTTCCAGTGCACCTTCGAAGGCTGCGGGAAGCGGTTCTCGCTGGACTTTAACTTAAG AACACACGTGCGGATCCACACCGGCGACCGTCCGTACGTCTGTCCGTTCGACGGTTGCAACAAAAAGTTCGCGCAGAGCACCAATCTCAAGTCGCACATATTAACACACGCGAAAGCcaa GTCAAGAAACTCCTTATCCCGCAACGGTGGCAATTCGTACGAATCCGCCCGGACGACGCCACAGTTCGTCCAGCTAGAAATGTCGCCGGACGACTCCAACCCACAGCTAATCTTCTACACGCACGAGTGA